The segment TATCACAGACAGCATACAGTTATGCTATAGTTTGAGCACACAGCTTCCTAACAGCACTGGTATTGTCAGGGAGCTTTCATGAAACGAAGAATTGATTTcaacaaaagaagcaaagaataaaaatgtactAAAATCATTTACAAAGGTAGCAAGTCACTAATTGATCTGAAAATTATATTTGCCTTTTTTGCGGGTGATTTTACATGATTCTTCCAACTGAACCATGGATCTTTGAATTCACACATTCTAGATCCTTATACTATACCCTGGCATTTAGTACATTTACTTGTTTTAAATGATAATCAGAGCTTTCATCTATGTAGCACCTCCCCCTGTCTTAGAGCAAAgacaggagttcagttcagttcagtcgcatccacctctttgtgactccatgacctgcagcacgtcaggcctccctgtccatcaccaactcccagagtttactcaaactcatgtccattgagttgctgctgatgccatccaaccatctcatcctctgtcgcccgtctcctcctgccctcaatctttcccagcatcagggtcttctcaaatgagtcagctctttgcatcaggtggccaaaatattggcgtttcagcttcaacatcagtccttccactgaacactCAGAAcagatctcctttatgatggacaggAGGAATAACTACCCACTATCCACAATCTGCAGACTGGAATCCAGGCATACAGTGGCTTGCCTAGAATCGCACAGTGTAGCCACTGCCAGAGCTGGGGTAGAAGTTCCCAAACAAATGGAACAGGGCAAACCTGGACAGAGCACTCACTCTCTGCCCTGTGGTTTACTCCCTTCCTTTATTGGAGTGATAGGAGTTTGTTTTAGGTGGAACCTGCAAGTTTGTctcagaaaaagcaaaagctgtTTAGCCTTCCACATGGGCAGCCACATATCATTTTCCATAAGCTGTCAGAATATGGGACTGACATGTCTGCTCCCAgggaagatgggaagagaagTGTGCTGCTGAGCAGGCCCCAGCGATGGTGCTTCATGGCACACGGCTCAGGCCGTTTCAGGTCTCCCTACCTACCTGCAAACAGGTAGGGCTGGAAGACAGTGGAACTCAGGGGCTTAGGAGTCAGACTGTCTGCACTCAGGTCCCAGCCTTCTGGCTTACTATCTATAGCTTTGGGGAAACTACAcggtctctctgtgcctcagttttcctctttttaGAACAGATGTGTATTGTTGGAGGATTAAGTAAGTGGGTACATGTGACTGCTTCGATCACGGATGCTACGTGGTGAGTTGCGCCCCTGACTCGCTCCTCTGGGGCAGGGGCCACCCAGGTGAAACCCTGCAGGGCCCAGTGCTGTGCCCAGAACAGGCCCTTATTAATGCAGCCCCAGCAGGGCAGGAGCCAGAATAGGAGGAGGCAGGATGAAGTGGTATCTGGAGAGAAGTATGCCCCTGGCCTGCTTGGCTGGAGCACGTAAAGAGCAGTAGTGGGGGCACATTTACAGGTAAGCTCACCCCAATATCTACCCAACACCTACATTTGCAGAAGGGCCACCTACAAAGGGAATCAATGACAATCGGTGGGAAACAGGGGGCTGGGCTCTCTATCTGGGGCTGAGTCTCAGGGCCCCAGATGACCCTATTTAGAAAACCATCCAGTGATGTGGGgtccttcttttttaaacagatgaTGGAAAAGTAGGAAATAGAAAACTTCCAGAACTTTCTCCAGGAAGAGAGATGGAACCTTTACCCATGGTCTTCAGTTGGTCAAAATGCTCTAATTTGATACTGAATGATAGGTAAATGGGGGgcttgttgaatatcttttctctTCTCAATAAATTATCCACTGAAATGTATAAACTTGATGTAAGTAAACTTGGGAactgatgtttaaaaaatttaagcccTTATACCcatacttattttttaacttgGCACATTTGTTATTTGGCtataaaaaatgtgtattttcttttctaataatgaaaataacagaaacatgaaaagaaaaggtGAAACTGCAGACAATGAAGAAAACCAATGAAAAGACAGGCAGCAGCATAACGCTGGCTGGGCAGGGGTGAGTGTGGGCAGAGCTCCCTAAAGCTAAGAGCATGCGCGGTCTCTACCAGGGATTTCACAGACAGAAAAGGAGACGTTTTCATAACAAATGGAGTCAGAGGATGGTACAAAAGAACTTCTTCTCTCGGAAGGGGTTTTCTGACGCAGGCACTGGGATGATGAGAGGGTCCTCCCGCACATGAGCTTCACAGTAGGCCAGGAGGTCCGCCGCTGCCTGGGAGACCTGGGGGGTACACAGCACAGGTGCAGGGTTAGAGGCCAGTTCACAGTGGGTCCAAGGCAGAGGTGTCGGTCTGGAGTGTGGACAAGCCTGAGGATAGGCTGGGCTGCACGCACTGCCAGTGACAAGGCCATTCCGAGGCCTGGAGAGAGGGCTTGTGCAAATCCAAAGGAGACGGGATTTGAAAGTTGCCTCTGAGGATATGTAATAGAGAAGAACAAGCCTGACTCCATACTGGATTTACTCCTTTAGCTCTAACCCTTGGGCTCTGCTATCTGTGCTTTGCCATGCAGGCTCTGCATCTTTCATAAAAGAATGCTCCTCCTGAAATATACAGGagagcccattctcaaggctctgacttTAAAAGTATAACACTTTTCCATTCACAGAGAGATAGAAAGTTGCAGACACAGAAGAGCATTTATCTTGTTGGAGGTTTTGGGGAATATTGTGACCAGAGCTACGTGGACAGCTGTGAGAACAAAGGATTCCAATACCAAGAAATTTCATAATAACCAGccaccctctctcctcctttaGTATAAATGAAACCTGAGTTCTAATTCAgggaagatggttctttgggagaCCAGTCCACCATCTTCTCTATCTGCTGGCTGTCCGAATAAAGTCACTCTTCTTTGCCCCGACAACTCGTCTCTTGACTTAGCGGCCTGTCATGGGTCAAGCAGTACGAGCTTGGACTAGGTGACAGAAAGAGGTGCCACCCATAGAGGTGTAGATCAATACCAGGAGAGGTATGAGGCGCCATCAGGAAGGCCTAGACATCTAGTCCTACTCGGAACTGAGTGATGAGCGAAGGCTCCAGGCCAGGAGCCTCACCAGTGACTCTGTAAAACTACCTCTGGACAGATAAAGCCAATTTTTGGCCCTGGCCAAGCCAATGTggctgtaattattattattagtgttATTGTTCTACTGCAATCCACTCTCATGACCAACGCAGGCACTTGATCCTCTGCAGGAGAACACAGATCATGAGCACGttacagagaaacacacacataagCCACACACAAGCCCACACTGAACTTGGAACGGCCACTCCCGAGGAGAGAGTTGCTCCTCACCAGAAacctctttgcttttcctttcaggCTTCTCTGGAGCCTATTGACACTAGGCAGCTGTGGATCAAATTATCTTCCAGGTAATCTCCAGGAGCTCCAGGAGAGAAGCAGGTGGGAGTAGGCAAAGCACTAGGAAGCCTTTGCTAAGAGGAGGAAGGGACCAGCTCACTGGGCCTGTGGTCTAGGTCACAAGTCCAGCAAATGACTGGTCTGCGTATCGAATCATCCTGCCGGCTAGCTTGTTCTGCCTGTAAGTGCCTATTGGAGGCTACAGGCTGCAGTAAGTATATGGCAGTCAAAAGGAATCCTTTTTTTGCAATTAGTGTCTAAATCTTCCCCAGAATGATAGACACGCTGCAGGTGAATGAAAAATGTCTGAAGGCCCCCAGTACACACAAGCCATACACCTTCCATCCAGGTTTTAAAAATTGGCTGTTGGTACTTCCCTAGTGGccgagtggctaagactccacattcccaatgctgggggccggGGTTCAATCGCTAGTCAAGGAACTAGACCTtccatgctgcagctaagagttcatACGCTGCAACTATTAATGAAAGcctcgcatgccacaactaaggcctggtacagccaaataaataaatattaaaaacaaaacaaaaacaatgtcaCCAAcactcaaaactttaaaaaaaaaaaaatggcctctCTTCCAAAATTTTATAGAAAGTCTTCTAATTTCCAGCCCAGATCGACCTATTTCAGCAGTGGCTAGAATATAACAATAATTTTAGTAGAGATATGTAATAAATGTTTCCTTCTGATGAAACAACTAAAAGTTGAGCCAATGACTCAACCTAAATCCAGACGAAGGCTACATTTGCTGGGAGTGCGGAATGgagcatcaggcttccctgtccatcttggCCCCAAGATGACGGTGCGACTCGAGGTAAGTCACTCAAGTTCTCTGAGCTTTAGCGTCCTCATTTATAACATCGGGAGAGTTAGCTATCTCCAAGGTCCTGTTTACTCTAAACGGTCTGTAGTTTTAGCTCTGATAGCGCCGTGGCAGCACTGCAGAGCCTAAATAAAGTGGGTGCTGGGTTGAATGAGAATGAAGTTGGCAGTGATTTACAGGACACCCATACAGGGATCTCCCAGGTGAGGCGGAGGCCACAAATACAGGCCTGCAGGGGACCTACGAGGCCACCACAAGGGACTAGAGAACAGGAGCAGGGAAGCTGACTCTGAAGCCCACAAAGGCGTCATggagggactttgctggtggcccagtggctaagaggctgcgctcccaatgcagggggcttgggtttgattcccgggCAGGGAACTTaattccacatactgcaactattATTAGAGTCATGTCCCGCCActgaaagatcctgcgtgccacagcaaagacctggtgtagccaaataaataaatgtagtttttaaaaaaactcctGATAGACATACAAAAACCCAGAATCACACCGTGAGTGCTTGGGTGTGGAGCTTGAGCCTGGCACCAGGCTTGTCACCTTCTGAACCAA is part of the Ovis canadensis isolate MfBH-ARS-UI-01 breed Bighorn chromosome 25, ARS-UI_OviCan_v2, whole genome shotgun sequence genome and harbors:
- the GNG4 gene encoding guanine nucleotide-binding protein G(I)/G(S)/G(O) subunit gamma-4 — encoded protein: MKEGMPNNSTASISQARKAVEQLKMEACRDRVKVSQAAADLLAYCEAHVREDPLIIPVPASENPFREKKFFCTIL